The sequence TTCACTCTTGGCTTGCtcattaaattgaataatacTTGTGCATTATTTACAGAAGCATTGTCTTGGTATTACTTTTAAGCAGTTATGGTTTATTTAGTTATGTTTATTCTTGCTTGCTCTTTTGGTTTTACGCCCCTTGTATTATGTTGTGTCCCCAAGtcacattttgtaaattataatttgGTCATGAACAATCGTTCTTTTATAAAATAGTCTTAAATTATTACAATTTATATTAAGGTTTAGTACCTGGATATCACAACACAAACTGCATAACCCAGCACGTCAAGAGCAAAGACAATTCACCCCACTGGGGGACTAACATAATCTATCGAATAACATTAATGTATTTGTTAGAGTTTAACAACAGGTAATGTGTGGAACATTTGAAGgaaaacacgttttttttttttttaaatactggaGCTAAGGTAAATATCGAGAGGAGCTTTTAGTTGATTCTGTGGTCTGTCCTGGGACCATGGTCTCTGGCAGGGACCAGTGGTCACTGCCACTAAGGGCGCTAGAGACTCTGGTCATGACCAGATCCTCAGTAGTCTGCCCTATGGTCCCTGTGGCCTGTGAAGCGGCTTTAGTATTTTCTCCCTTTCCTGTTGTTTTGGCAGCACTGTTAGCTGGATAAATGTCAGAGATCATAATCTTTTGTCCATAAAATACACTATATCTGATACATTATgacctcaatattgatcaaaataatcgtgattatcattttgccCATAATCGTGCAGCTATCATGACCAGCTTCTTACTGGCACGGACCACGGAATCAGCTACAACCCCTGCTGTAAATGTCTCTCAGGACCTAAAGTCTGGGTGATAGACACCAGTTTCTCAGACATACTGAAGTCTGACAGGAATTAAACCAACTAATCAACTGATTAATCACCAGACAGAAACCTGATTTCCATTACCGATTAATTGCTTAAGTTGTTAATCAAGACGCAAATGTCAAAAGATGGTTTCAGCCTCTCAACTTTAAGGATTTGCTAATTGCAGTGTTTTGTATAATTGTAATTGACATTAACACATTGAGCTGCACATAACCATTGGTGCTTATTGTGACAGGCTTTTGTTACCTACAGATATTTTATATCCTATACAATTAAACTTTtacttgaaaaagagaaaaactttAGTTGCAGCTCAGTGTACGGACCTGACAGCGTCGGTCAGGTAGTGCCAGCAGAGGTAGATGGTTCTGGAGCTGTACTGGATGGACTGGTAGAGGGATACAGGACTGGAGCGGGTCAGGTAGACCCGGGCCTGCTCTGTGTTACTGTAAAACACTGACACAGGTGGGAGAGGTGTGAAGTATGAGGAGATGACTGTGAATGAATCACTGCAGGTGACAAAGGTTTAACCTTTTATGTCTATGTGGGAGACAGGGACGGAGGTAGAGGTGTGCACGTAGGTGGTGCAGCAATTCACAGTATAATGCACGTCTGTGAACGTGAGAAATGGacagaaattaaaatgttatgtttttccCCCTCTATGTATGCGTTTCATTGGTAATTTTTGTGAAATTCTATTTAAGTTTTACACATTCACATCCTTTTCAACCCTACAGTATTACATTTTGTAGTACTGAAacatattgttattatataGAGGGACAAGTTGTTGGTCTATTTATGagttattattcttattttagCTGTGTGCTGACCTTGTCCGTTGTCCTGGTGTGTGTTGAGCAGCTGCAGGCCGCTGCAGGCAGCCAGCAGTCTCTGTGTGCCATCCAGACTAGCTCCGATCGCCTGACTGATCTCCTCTGCAGACAGGGGACGCTCTGACGCCAGCAACACATCGAACACACCCAGCTCGCATGAGGAGAAAACCGTCTgggtcacagagagagagagaaagagagagagagaagattaGACTGCTCTGTCTGCAGTACCCACTCATGGAGTTCACTAATTAAATGATCTGATCAATGAAGTTATAGTTTCTATAGCACAATATATTTACACTAATCAGAACAGCACTATAATGATGGTTCAGTAATTTCAACAGAAAGACCAATCGTatcatgtgtttattttagaTCATTTGTTGTGCTTCATTAAATTCTGCTGAGAAGGCCAGTATTAAAGCACAGTAAAGGATTGAAATGAccacattgtaaagtaaagctCTAGTTAAACggccacatacagtacacttcaTTGATGTATTTGTGGACATCAGTAATGTTTTCATTCGTTAGTAGTCTCATATGCTGCATACTctgcatatacatatatatgtatgtatccTGAAACAATTTGTTTACGGGGGTCTTTCAATTAAAGCCTTATCATCCAGTATCTATTATAGTGTAGGTAATTGACCTGAGGTTGGTGACAAAGCCACAAATATAACCAAAAGATATCAAATTCATTTTTACAAATGATAATAGTACTTTATGTATGTTTCTGTTGAGACATAGGGCTGcaattaatgattattttcactaTTGCTTAACCTCACAATTATAGTGTGTCCAACGGGAAAAATGCTCATTGTGATTTTCTGGAGCCCAAGGCGGTTATCTTGAAAAGGCTTTTTCTTTGTACAGCCATCAACTTAAAACACAAAGATCCCACAACAATTACAtcagttaattaattaaaaaagttaacaatggattttcttttaattgacTAATCAACCTTGTGGCTTTGAAGCTATTGCAATTCAAACTTACAGTAATGCTATTAACTCTCAAGCTGAAGAGGGGAGCACTATTGTGTCAATAACTCAGGAAAGATGCGTTACCTTGGAGATGAGGAATCCTTCCATATACTCTAGTATTTTTCTGGGGTACGTGTCTGCAGCATGTGTCCCCTCAGATGAACCCGTTTCTTGACTCTCAGCCATGGCCAGTTTCCTTGATTCCTCAAAAAGACTGAATGTTGATCTCTTCCAACTTCTTCTACATGGAAACTGCACTTTCCTGCTAGTTTGTATTAATCCAGTGGCCCTTCAGCAGGTGTGTTTGAATGGCAGTGCAGACTAAAGCGACAGAAAGTGCCAGCCAGCATCAGCAGCAGTAGTGGGCTAAGCTGATTACAGCCAGATAACCCAGATTAGAGCAGGGGCTCAGTCTGTATTGGACAATGAAACAACTCTCTGTTAACAAGCTGCTGCCTTGTTCAttatcactcacacacacactcggatGGAGACTTTAACTCAGTGCTTTCTCATACCAGATCTGCTTCCCACTGTTTTCACAACCCCAAAATGTGATTGACGCTTCTGGAATACCAAACCTTTGTAGGGaaactgtgttttataaaaaaaaaatactcccGTTCTCTTCTCCATATGGCCTGAGTGCACTTACACCGAGTGACTAATGGTAGCATGAGGCTTAATGACACAGGCGGTCATTTCACATGCCTTGATGAGGTTACAGAGACACTAATCAGTTTGACTATTAATTATTTGTCCCCACAAGACAGCAGGATAGGACGCAGATACAACAGCTGGAGTTGGGTAAGTTGTCACCTTGATGCTTTCCACAAGGTTCTGAAGAAGGAAGTTTGTGTAGAAATAACATTTCCAAAAAATGACCAGAATCACAGTGGAGCATGACAGTGTTAAAGGGGAAAGTTTAAGTGACAGAACATCGTTGTCAgcttgaatttttattttattgtgtatGCAAGACATGCTCTAGTAGCTCACgagcatacagtacacattaCCAAAGGgctttgtcatgacaacaatgTCGATGTAGCAGTGTCAACAAAACTATTGGACTTGACTTCTCCAAAGTTGAAATACAGCAAGGAGAACAGTATGTCCAGTTACTAGTAAGGCTAAAGAAATGTACCCAGCACAACAATGTAAACATGAAAGCatcctcactttttttttttttttttaaatggttctGTGCTGGTCTGACTGAAATCTCAGAAACTGGTTTCCTAACTTTGACCCAGACTTGTAAAAAAGAAGGAATTGGATATGTCTCAAAGCAATCGCTTCTATTTATGACTTGCATAAGACAGAGGAAAGAGGGAGAACACTGCTGGCCGAGGATTGTCCAATATTCATGCTATCATGAATTTAAACTTCAAGTTGTCACACAACTCACTCAGTCAACAAATCACTTTTCCTTGTCAAACTAACTTCTTCCAAAAAAACAGCCTTTGCCAAATGAAATGTTCTAATCATCTAAAATGGTGCTGCTTGGTTTAGCTCGACAACAAGACTGTTGTGGAAttcagttgtgtttttctgaGCTGCTTATGACCAACAGCAAATAGTATTCCAAGAAATATTTCAGGCAGCTAACAGGACAGTTTATGGGTCAGCTTAAGCATAGAGGTGTTTCCTATGGTCTGTGGACCAGCAGCCAGTTGTCCACTTAGAAGTCTTCCACTACTATGGCAGCCATGAGGTCTGAAAGTGTGTAAAACTTCTATCAGTGTGTAAAACAGGCTGGTGCCActttaaaataacacatttgttCTCAGTACTTGCCACTTTCTAAAACTCATTGTTATTCAAGCACAAAGACAACTTGCTTGCAGAAAACAGAGGTCAACAGACTTTTGCGTTCACAGTAGGGTCAGACTGGTGTGTCAATCTGCAAATACAGTGAGTCTATGATATGAAACTTTAATTCAAACATGTTTAGCCAGTCATGTAATGCATATCAATAATTACATAATGATCACTaacatttaatcaaattttaatacCCTATTGAGTTTTAGAATACTTCAGTCCAAACGTGGATACAATGTCTTTCACATATGGCaaagaacaattttttttttttttttttttttaaacgtaaaTTTGGTATTTTATGCCATGAAactgttaaatgtcaaaacattgataacttAACAGTTGTTGGCAGCTTCAATTAACAGtatgaaatgtataaaaacaattaaaattaaaaaaaaggttacacCAAGTCCCTAGAATCAACTGCAaccatttacatacagtacctCACACATACAGGGTCCACTTACATATGTTGTTTCAGTTAAATCTGTGGAGTTGATCCTACTTTTAAATGggatttcttgttttttgttgctgcaCTATTCTGGAGAAAGCCATTTGGTGCACTGCCACATTGCTTAATTAAGGGGgccaacaattttttttccttcttttaggTGTAAGCTGGTAAATGGGGAATAGATCAACAATAAACTGATCATATTGATAAGATTAGCGTCTGGAGTGGCTCCTGTCTCTACTGCTGCTTTGTTTCTTGTATCTGTAATGGCTGTGACTCCTCCCGTCTCTACTTTTGTTGCTGGCCCTAGAGCTGCCTCTGCTGTATCTACGATGACTATGCCTGCTGCGCTGCCCTCTGCTGTAACTCCTCCCACTGCTGCTCCGGCTCCTGTCACGGCTGGAGCTTGAGCTCCTACTACAATGGCTGTGGCTGTGCCTCCTGTTGCCACGGTGACTGAGGCTCCTCCTATGAACACTGGAGCTCCTCCTGCGGTGGCTggaactcctcctcctccggcTGTAGCTGTGGGAGCGCCTCCTCGACCCCCGACTATgggagctcctctctctctgggaGCGCTCCCGGCCCCTCATTTTCTCCCTACTGTGCCTGCTCCCCAcctccttcctccttccctcccgtcctttcttcctgtcccctcctctcctctcctctgttgcTCTGTTTTTGCCTGAAACTTGGGCATGCACGCTAGATTTGGACGCCTGCTTCTCTTTGCTCTCAACTGCCTTCATTCCGTACACCTGGCCAAGAAGCCCCAACATCACAACACCACCAGGATCAGAGGCCTCCTCACTCGTAACAGGGCCAGCCTGACCCTGCGTGCCTGCAGATCGTGTTGTTTTACAGCTGCTCTTCTTTAACATGTTGCAAAGCAGTTTCTCCCTTAGCTCCTTCTCACGGCGTTGGAGCTCCAATGCTCGCTCCTTCTCCACCTCCACCCTCCGGAGCTCTTCCTCCTGCTTGCGTCTGCAGGCCTCCAGCTGCTGAAGACGAGCAAGTTCCTCCTTACGTCGAGCCTGCTCTTGTCTTTCCCGGTCCTCCTGTTCGGCCCTCTCTTTTTCCAGGTGCTGCTGCCTCACGGCCTGGAGAGGAGGAAATagtagaaattaaataaataaaacaaacaaccagCAGCAAAATCTAAATTCAGGTCAGACAGTCAGGTAGAGACATTGTTCCTTCTTGGCTGAGAGGAGTAACtgtgtggagagagacagagagcgagacagagagTGTGTCCATTGAGAGTGTATTGTGTATCTTTTTGTACATGCCGTACCTTGGCCCTGGCCAGCAGCTCAGCAATGAGCCGTATTGACTCCAGGTTGCGCTGAGCAAGCAGAAGCCTCCTCTCCTCCATGGCGATCTTCATCTGCAGCTTCTTCTGCTCCTCTTCTTGCTGTCGCCTCACCTTCTTCAggttccttctctcctctctctcccgcACCTTCTGCTCTCGCTTTCGTAAtctctcttccttcctcctctccttctcctcctcttcctgctccTTCTGTTTCctgaacaaaatgtaaaatgtcctctgtgaatgtgtgttacTGGTAACCTTTTGCTATCTACTCTGGTCAGTGTTGTTTAGCAATTCATTGTAATGTTTCTTGGTACAGCGAGGGCTAAATTAAATTAACCAAACATAAGTGAGTGTGTGACAACAAAAGTAACCAATGTTATGGGCTGCCCTGATATACAGAGTAACGTGGATCTTCTGGAGATCTTGTCCATCATAAACTagctttctgtttctcttttgtctTCTATCATACCTCTCCTCTTCCTTACGgcgctcctcctcttccttctcccgTCGTTTCTgctcctctctctgcctctccagCTCCTGTAACTTCAGCCTCTCCATGCTCCTCCTTTTCAGAGCCAACTCACTTAGATGCTTGCTGGTGTCAAAGGACACCTGAGTACAACACAAATCATATAGATAAAGTTATTCATAGAggcacatgcacaccattttCCAGTTATTCCCACAActttcatgtttctagctcattccagctcacggGAAGTTGAGCCGGTGCggcagacaacaaataataaaaataataataactaaaacagacaaacatagaagggTTCTACCGCTTTGCAGTTTCAACCCTAAAAATATGTACTTTACGTATTGAAATCTACAGTACATAGTTATATAACTCATTGATAATTTGCCTGTTGATTAACAGAATTACTTGGATAAAAAGGGTCAGAGGGCCATCATTTTTAACATACTTATGCAAGTGAGATAAAGCCCTGTAAATGGGTGCTAAGATTATAAAGATGCCTTCTCTTTCTTTATTAATGTAAATTAAGAACAGAATCAACTAACAATATGTTGACCCTCCCTTGCTTCTTATACCCTAATTCACATTGAAGCCTAATTCTGTGGATTAAGACCTGGCTCCCCCTATGCTCATTAACTTAGAAAAAATGACTTGGCTTTAATTCGTATTTCACTAAAAGGTCTTAAAGCGTCTTATGCGTCTCTGAACAACACAATCTAATTGCTAAAATCTGCCAATCTGCAGTATCACTACATTTGAAATTCACATGTGGCCTCCCATCCAAAACAGAGGTATGCAAAAATAGCAACGTGTTAGAAAAACTTCATAATCGTGAtttaaaaagtagaaatacattgcttttgttaaaaagaaatcccaCATTACCATGCACGTTTACAGGTTTAATTGGCCAACACACTACCTTGCAATGTTCACTATTGGCATTAAAGAAGTCTATTTATACACCTTAACTCATGTTTTCTCAACACTTGCctggtcccatgacatggtgctttttggatgcttttatatagaccttagtggtcccctaatactgtatctgaagtctctctctccaaaattcagtcttggtgcagaattacagctattacagccagtcccacaatgagctttccttagtatgtgccatttctgagtctgtagcttttgaggaggagagaggtggaaGCTGGGGGTGTGGCTTTGACCAATTTCCACATTGCTCATTTGaaatccatgatgtctctctctccaaatTCACTGGGCGGGTAAAGCGGAGGCAACCTCATgacgtcataaggggcaagattttGAGATCGGCCTATCTAagatttaattttctcaaaaggcagagcaggataccccaGGGCTCGGAATTCAAACAACTTTATCAAAATTAATTACGTACTTCCGGTCATAAAGCCAGAAACAGGTAGATTTTAGGAAAAGGATATTTCAAGGGTTCAGTTAAATAATGAGGTTTTTACCCTAAACATTAACATGGCTTGTGCAGTACTTTACAACCATAAGAGCCTGTAGTACCTTGATGTTGCAGGCCACTGCCTTTCCATCGTCTCCTTTCAGCATCAGCTTCATGCTGCGCAGAGTGTCCATGGCCTTGGTGAAGCCGCCGT is a genomic window of Etheostoma spectabile isolate EspeVRDwgs_2016 chromosome 11, UIUC_Espe_1.0, whole genome shotgun sequence containing:
- the akap17a gene encoding A-kinase anchor protein 17A → MAATMTTIVHDTTEAVCLSAEYNLYLKPIAKITISVALPQLKLPGKSISNWEVMERVKAMVAPEQFSALRISKSTMDFIRFEGEVENKTVVKSLLSRLDVKCIKLSGFTDVLKVRAVENKVDFPTRHDWDSFFRDAKDMNETLPGERPDTIHLEGLPCRWFSQKDSPYPDRPSEEVLTAVFQAFGKVRHVDIPMLDPYREEMLDKNFNTFSFGGHLNFEAYVQYQEYGGFTKAMDTLRSMKLMLKGDDGKAVACNIKVSFDTSKHLSELALKRRSMERLKLQELERQREEQKRREKEEEERRKEEERKQKEQEEEEKERRKEERLRKREQKVREREERRNLKKVRRQQEEEQKKLQMKIAMEERRLLLAQRNLESIRLIAELLARAKAVRQQHLEKERAEQEDRERQEQARRKEELARLQQLEACRRKQEEELRRVEVEKERALELQRREKELREKLLCNMLKKSSCKTTRSAGTQGQAGPVTSEEASDPGGVVMLGLLGQVYGMKAVESKEKQASKSSVHAQVSGKNRATEERRGGDRKKGREGRRKEVGSRHSREKMRGRERSQRERSSHSRGSRRRSHSYSRRRRSSSHRRRSSSVHRRSLSHRGNRRHSHSHCSRSSSSSRDRSRSSSGRSYSRGQRSRHSHRRYSRGSSRASNKSRDGRSHSHYRYKKQSSSRDRSHSRR